The following nucleotide sequence is from Hevea brasiliensis isolate MT/VB/25A 57/8 chromosome 7, ASM3005281v1, whole genome shotgun sequence.
aaacttgttggttttggttgtttactcaaatcctaggtcttttaggcaaatttggtaaatttcagttttggagtcctaagttgcactgttccattggtcactttattgttggaatttgaaaaaaatttcttcatagaaaatattctccattgtcttaagtttattctcctttttgaatcaccccaattggagtcctgttcatgtgcactgttcatgctgcaattttggttctggcagattttttatccaacttcgttcaataatttgatcgagttaagtccgtaatttggtctaatttccttcatatgaaatgttctactatgtcttaggtttccatcagttcaagaatcgcctaaatcggagttttctagagagagttataaccattgaaactttactgttcaaatggaaatctgcagttttgcaagttCAGTAACTctactttgctcaatcatttgattaggttaatggcataatttggggtggtgttcttcataaaagttttagatctatgtcttatctaattactggtaaaatttcaggtcattttgaccttcctagctcgagttatgaccaaatgaacaattactgttcatttggtcagtttatctgatgtgactgctctcatttcactttggtcaattggttcactaagttttggtcagtttttggccatggttcctcaatgaaaattgtgctattttatgtctattttcatctccaattggtgtcatatcaattgggcttgtaaaatttccattttggtccttcaaagtttgcatggtcatgctgccaaggtcccttaggcaaatcccatatcggcaaagcacggagatgatcttgggctcaaaaagtaatgatatataaaatgggggaactaatcactagaggcgcattttggtggaatagcctagagagttggaagaactccagggttaagcgtgctggcttgagagaaatcctaggatgggtgacctcctgggaagttctctattccacctatgggacaaaaccatgaggcttatggccaaagcggacaattcctctagtggttggagcccgatcattacaattggtatcagagcatgtttttttttataaattttgattatgtgtatgaacattttattgataagtacaactgctcaagtgtttttaatcgatacatatgacatatttacatcatgaatatgcactaacggatgtCAACcttcttgtgtttgatctcaggaagtagaaaatattgaaaaacggaatggaaggaggagatcattccgaagaacaatctattgaggctgaggttcaaggggaagccccagcactccagaacgtgagtgggtcagccactccagctcctgctccagcaccgcagtttcctgctcaatttatgcagcagatggctgccttctttcagcaaatggcgggtaatgtgctacctcaagctcagatgccagtacctatagcacaaccacagccctctgctcggcagtatgaaaagttgatgaaatttggggccactgagtttaaaggcactgtggattcactggaggcagaacagtggttggaaagaatggaacgagtttttagaaagctgcaatgtacggaagagctgaagtttgagtattctgtttccttgttgcaaggggatgcgtttgaatggtggaagaccatcccccacagcctggttgagccacctgtgctgacatggacagactttttgagggagttctgacagaaatgggttcccgatcgttacatagttggatggatttctagtgggtgattgaattcttatagtcttattgatcatccttaggcacatccattattgaaattacaataaactataagtgagtaactccttgtccatcacatcttatgtgagattcaatcatttatctaccctctaatgttccaaatctcaggcacatccattattgatttatcttacattagttaagttgatcacattgagccagtaaatatgcaaataattttaatgccctCAGGCGAAtgcattattggccatcaactatttacatatttacaacatctcatgcttaataattattcttaagaaaatctcttaaattaaatgcatcacatgcaagtatttaaaatttcttaaaatgattgcctcaatggagggccatgatataattactttaattatacaatttccaatttaattatttgtttggaagatttagtagtcggcttaattactattatggtctcactttgcacattatccaattggcatgcatatatcatatacttgcatatatttccatacatctcatgcatacatggataaacaaataatatggtatgatcatgaactttctaagggattcaattctgagccatcaagaattgaatcagggcattcataGGTGTATTTCAtgcatttattttacaagagttgctgaaggagtacataattaacacttgatcttgatttcctcccactggttccaccaatgctcttgacctccttaattcttgcaatccaattacattgtaatccttggcatatcaaggcgaatttacaagaatatagactttaaagtcctcaaataaatgaaattacaacccaaattattacaacatttataatacatgccactaaaataaaattaattattttacaatccaaagaaaaataaaagaaataaatccaatcacattggtcttttattgtccatgagcatccatcatgcatattataacttaataattaaataaaatatacatactaaaaaattaaattgaatatcatatattcataaaaaaaatttagatttgaatctcattcaaacaaatttaaatttagaaactctttccaaatttaataccttgaaaacatttttcaaaaattaattgtgtgattaaaattcctaattaaacaatttaattaggtatgggtctaattatgggccttaaaatatacaacaattgcataaagagGCCATAAACCGAGCGCATACAACCAAACACTCCCTTGGGGTGTTCTTCACAACATGTCGCCACCTTTGATTACCCAAACAGCTTtgaatcaatccaaatttgatccaatcacacaattaaatatcatattcaatcctaatggcaaatatagtagctttgatatcaattgaagaagcggaagcatggtaattggtgcattggagcattcaatttcaaaatttttcttctaggatttcatgcatcatgccacatctcttatgtgcctgattaatttcaatgttcaattgcatattaaaatgcttttaatatgtattaggatcttcatttgccatttaatattgtgaattaacaaattaattcaattaaaccctagtttgaaagaggaatttgggcactaacctctttgatgcactatggatgcaattgacacctttaggaagcttctaggaccccaagtgttgtccctctagctcgtccacaccaagatcacaaaTGGTAGCCCCAATTTTACTTTTTAAGCCTTGTCAActaattataatttggggttttgcttttagagaggttatatatgtgtataggatactagaaataattcatagcaattttaattcaaagaaaccaaggatttttctttgaatcaagtgagaaaagaagaTAAGAGATAGACTCTCCAAAGGTGCCGTCCACtttgaagagaggaagaagaataaatttatttcttttttttttttccttttatacttaggttAAAATCTTAttaaccctttgccacatgtcatcaccacattgtatcttatttttaattgacttaatttcattaagccaagtgtcaaaactagacttaatcttgactttgattatcttacatgataggaagacaaatggcaagcttatatggtaccatgtgtcaccatctcatgatgccacatgtcaccatgtgaaatgaccaaattacccttatgttttaattttgaattctcaacccaaaatcattatttctcctcttctaatcaatttatatcaaatataaattaattaattaatctccattaattaatttctcacaattaaattcatatttaaacactttaaatataaatttaacttttactatacatccaataatctagatttggtttcaagccatgctaggaactttgcaatctcattgtaaaccaaacctatttaattaatcaattaaactctttaattaatcaattaaatcacattttacttggtgattgacttgtgtatgtgtgtgactcactaggctcatcactaattggcaatgagatatgatattaactcttaatatcatcagaactctttcttaccataaatgatttttctaaatcattttaaacatcttatagaccatggttgacatctagcatagcgtgccatggccacccaatcaatcacaaggaataccttaaatgaacttttaataatatgttaccatgcactagaatctctccgttacaaaatcccaattcgagctggagtcatagttaatgtcaaaccccatttgctatgaacattatgttctcttttaattccagttcttgattaattagattttcttgtcagaaactattttctgactaaatctgtctgtcctggctaggaacttgaaacatcaagaacaattaaatgaacataggattttattcctatttatttagggtaacggattccatcttgatcaacacctatctccatatataactagtaggagccaacacatgcctatatacccatacacagtacaagtatgaaagcagtatcaaacttaaaccacctatatataagataactgtgttatctcaggtctaaagattatatgcactgatatgatatatgacaatgcattgacaagagtaaactccatgtgcttgtcataagcatcactggttaggcctacttatcatgtttgttatgtggtatgagactcactactccaccttatttatatctcatataaataccttgagaacaactatgattacaatctttctggataagttatatcctttgtgaaatatcctcgattgtgaaccaatttatgatactttgtgctagaaatactgtcactcatattcttaacaacttaagaatagaatttttaacaaaatatcaatggaccttttctattacacataaatacattatgtaaacagaaaagtgaaattaccttttattaataaaatatgtataagatacatataaaatgatatgctctagggcatactactaacaacttatccataacagacatattatcaagtatttagaattcaaaatatttcataatgagaaatttatccatacctttttttttttattgtattcgAATTCTAATGAATTCCAGATTTCCTTTGGAGACTTGACAGAGGTAAACAAATCTTATAGCCTATCTGATgagttgttgagaatatgacctctgcatggcaattcatcttctttttcGAATCTGCTTTCACCTTCTTAGTGAACATAATTTGTTCCTTAAAACGATCAAGTTTCACGAATTCTTAATTCATAACAGAAACAGCCATAGACTCCATTGCGATTAATACCTTCAAATTATTGAGACACTGGTGTAGAATAGGTTTTGAGGCGTGaagaatcactatctttaaggtattaattgccccaaCTAAATTGCTgaaaggttatggcaatatacttTCAGGATACAataaagcctgaaatctgcagatAGTAATTcttgaagatttcccttaagaactttttatacgaaccgaatttagagagactagaagaaaaaaaaagaagtagaagtagtatatatctggattgaaaaactcatccatattcatAAAGAATGAAAGTCATGACACCTtttctagatagacacatctatctatttccaatagatacaactgtttgtgtaaaagacatatttatttattaacagacatctatacaaatagttatgactgtttgtatagaatagacatgtctgtttattaacagacacctatacaaatagttgtgactgtttgtatagaattgacatgtctgtttattaatagacatatctatttattaataaacacatctattcgtaatttatttacgaaaattataataagataattattttatttcacacatatacgtgccaagtgccataatagaataatatacatacatatatatatatatatatatatatatatatatatatatatatatatatatatatatatatataaaattctatACACATTTCTTGCATGTTAGATGttgaagagagaaaaaaaattctcacattattaaaatataagaaattttTAGTGTTTATAATGTGAGAAaggataatttaaataaaataaaaattgaagggaaaataaaaattataaaattaaataaatatattatttaatacaataatatataattttatgatAGCACTTGTGTAAAAAATAAATACTAACAAATgtgaatgaaaataaaataattaatttatttttttatattttattttcataaataagtAACTAAAATATGTGTATACTAATAAACAGACATATCTGTTAACACTAATAATCATATATATTAAAAGAAGtgcgatttaatttattttaaaatagatAATTATGTAtgttagaaaaatatttaaattaatttaaataatcaaTCATATTTTCCTAGAaaaatgttatattttttttaCTTGATATATCTAAGAAAGTATTTTCCTAAATTTTAACCTCAACAACAATTCAAATAAAATCTAACATATAAGTAAAAAAAATTCGAATAAATACCATTTTAAACTTAATATTATATTGAAATTCTACaattttttaaacttaaaatataattttaaaactaaAATCATTTGACATGTATGTTTACAAGAGGCTCGAAGAATTTAACAAGCAGAAAGAGAATGGAACCTTCTCCACAAAGCGCCACGTGTAGTCTAGAAATAACTAGTGTAGAACAAGTCACATGGAAACAGAACACCAGCCGGGGAAGTGGATGTTGCTGAATGCTTTAATAATTATTCATTCCAATTGTGGTGATCTGGAGAGAGACGAGTGCCCAGCAAGTTTTACCCACGCGTCATGCCAGCTGTTCAGCGGTGGGTTCCGTGATTTCCTACATGCTGGACGTTGTGCTCCCCCATCCTCTTCCTTACACTAGCTAAATGTTTTTGCGttgtataatttatttataatacattatatatgaatttttatagtaaaataaatattaaaattttataaaattaaatgaaaatttaaataatttaaattttgaaataaatattaatcaaatattgaacatattttaattattataatattaaaagattaatcattaaataatttataatttatatagatATAATTAGAAAGTTAGTAACCTATCATAATTTAAAGCAACTGAACAAttaattactaaaaaaaaaatagagaaaatttaatgaaatatataattaaattgtcaCTTAGCATATATTTATAATCTTATGAGACATTATTAAAGAAAAAACCTAACCTGCTTTATATATAAACATATCTTAATTAAATGCTTGTGCATTGtacaatttatttttaatttttataatgcaattttaaattttaataattttataatatattatgcatgaatttttataataaaataaatattaaaaatgtaataaaattaaaaggaaattcagggaaatttaaaaatttaaatagatgTTACATAATTACAAACAAATCATGTCCCATAATGTAATAAAAATTAGTGCAATAAGAATATCGTATAATTTTCTCATTGTAAGCttcaatttaatatataattatatattttattgaatATATGTTTGACAAATATGCCAAGCCTCCTAGCACTAACTTTGAAtaagaggaaagaaaataataaaaagaaaataaaataatataataattaaaaaatatatttttttattttatatttagattaaaaagaaaaatatttaaaaaaaaaattactccttttaataataaaattacatttatattcctaaattaaaaaaaaaaacatagaaaaatatagaaatattttagtaattttaaatattttttttcacttttctctaattttgagaATAAATAGAGTAAAATTTaactcataaaaaataaaaaaaataaaatagagaatAACATGAAAACAGAGAGAAGGACAGCAGTTTATGCCTGGCTTCGGTTCATAAAATTACAGACataagaagaaaaaaataaaaattcttaaaaaataaaGAGAGAGAAAACGATGTGAGCGCGAGTAGAGAGATAATATTctcaaaaatagaaaataaaaataaaaacaaaagagagagagaatgaaacAGAGTACTCTCCACCTCCTCCTCATTCTCTGTCTCGCCATTCTTGGCCACGACACCTTCCTCAATAAAGTTTAATCGTTTTATTTGTTTCTCTTCCATGGCCAAGACCGGTGTCTTTGATTCCGATCCGACGGCCATGGCCAAGGCTACTGAATTAAAGAAGGAACTAGAAAAGCTCATCAGAACCATTGTCGATGACGACGATTATCTTATAGAGACCATCGATCAAGCTAAAGACACTCTCTGCGCCTTGAAGGAATTAAAGATGAACAAGAGATCATTGTCTTTAAAGCTGCGCCAAACGCTGTCGTGTCCCGATGAGTTTAAGTGTCCTTTGTCcaaggaattgatgagagatcctGTCATTTTGGCTACGGGGCAGGTTTGTTTTGTGTATTTTTGTGTTAAAAGATTCGTTTTTTGCTGTGTTTGCTAACTGACAAAATGCCCCTAGAGGCTAGAGGTTGTGTAATTGCTGTTTTGCGTTTCAAGTTTTTCACTTTGGCCTACTCAAACAGATCAATTCAATTATTTTACTGTAATTTAGTTTAATGGAGGTGGGTTTTTAATCTTATTGAAGATTCACGTAAATTGATAAGTAATGCttcaaaatctcaatttaattttgcttttcttctcctctctctctctctctttcttacaGTGTTGTTTTAGACTTTCCCTCCCACCTCTCAGCTGTGAATTTGGGTTAAGCAGCGTATTGATAATTTATCTGTGGCTTAATTCCATATGCATAAGAATTTATCTACTTTGGATGCCTTTAATttgattttcttcattttttgttCAGATTCATATAAGAAAATgtgggaaatgaaatgaaatctgcCTTGTGAGTGTTTTACTCCAACTGGCGTTGTAATACAGTTACATTCATTTCAGGCGAGTCTTATTTGTTAAATGGAGTACAAAATAACATAGCATTTGAGATTGGAATTTTCACTTCCTTATTTTCACTCCCATTTTCTCAGAAAACAAACGGAagttaaaagattttttttttcctgtgcATATGTGACATGTTGCGTAGTTTATAGTGAGTGTTTGTTATTGATTTAATATTTATTACCATGAAGACAGGTTTTGAAATCTGGTGGTTGTTGAAATTTAAATACTGTGGATGCTTGTACTATTTATATAACTAGGAAAAATGGCAGTTGGTGACTGGTTGGAATTTGGATAATTTAAACCTTATTTATTGTGTCGTCTTATGTTTATGTTTTTTACGTTATATTATACAGAAGATGATATGGTTTAGGTTGATGGGATTTGATTGGAATTTTTGAAGGGGTGAAAGGAGCAACCAATTTATAAAAATGgagaatttttattttgtttatttcaTCAATATTAAACCATTGGGGGAAGAAAATTTCTGATGAAATTATTGACTGGATTCCTGCAGAGAAAATCTGCAGTAAAAAAGAATGTTTATTTTAATCACTTCTGTTATTTGGCCGATTCTCTTACTTCTTCAACGTAATGAAATTAATTTATGtgaatttttttgttattttgattttaATGTTGGTTAACCCGTGTTCTTATTTCGTTTCTTGTTTGGattattttattttctgtttTGATGTGTACAGACTTATGATAGACCCTTCATCCTGAAATGGCTGAAATCAGGGAACCGGACATGCCCTCTCACTCAGCAAGTCCTGTCACACACATTCCTTACTCCTAATCACTTGGTCAGGGAAATGATATCACAATGGTGCAAGAGTCAAGGGTTAGAGTTGCCGGACCCTGTTCAATATGTTAATGAGGAAGGAATAACAGAAGCTGATCGTGACCATTTTCAGTCTTTACTTGAAAAGATGTCCTCAGCACTTCCTGAACAGAAAGAAGCTGCAAGGGAGCTTCGATTGTTGACGAAGAGGATGCCCTCATTCCGGGCGTTATTTGGCGAGTCTGTTGGTGCCATTCCTCAATTGCTCAATCCACTTTCAGCAAGCAAGTCTGGAAGTGATATCCAACCTGATCTTCAAGAAGATGTAATCACAACCCTCTTAAATCTTTCAATCCatgacaacaataaaaagcttgTTGCTGAAACCCCTATGGTAATTCCTCTTCTTATGGAAGCATTAAGGTCGGGAACCATTGAAACAAGGACTAATGCAGCTGCGGCTCTTTTCACATTAGCTGCTCTTGATTCCAACAAGGCACTTATTGGGAAATCAGGCGCTCTAAAACCACTTATAGACCTTCTAGAGGAGGGAAATCCTTTAACCTTGAAAGATGTTGCTTCTGCAATTTTTACCCTATGTTTTATACATGAAAACAAGGCAAGAGCTGTGAGGGATGGTGCAGTGAAGGTGATTGTGGAAAAGATTATGGATGGTGTGCTTGTTGATGAATTATTAGCTATCCTAGCAATTCTTTCTGGCCATCAGAGGGCTGTCGAAGAAATGGTAGAGCTTGGAGCTGTTCCTTGCTTGCTTCGGATTATCAGGGAGAGCAATTGTGAACGCAACAAGGAAAATTGCATTGCCATTCTCCACACAATCTGTACATATGATCGAACCAAGTGGAAGGCAATGAGGGAAGAAGAGAATGCCCGTGGAACAATCTCTAAACTAGCTCGAGATGGCACTTCAAGGGCCAAGAGAAAGGCTAATGGCATTCTTGAAAGACTGAATAGAGCTGTTAATCTTACCCATACAGCATGAATTGACGGGATCAGTTATGCACAATAGTCAACTATGCTGAAATGTAAATTCTACATCTGATTCCAGCACTTGCAATCATCATTGCAACTCCAGCATATCTGTGCAATTCTCCACCGCCTTTCTGTAAATTCTCTTCACCGAAATTTCTATTTCAGGTTAATGAGTTAGCCATTGTGAATAAATATGCCTTAAGTTTGTTGTAAATTTTTGTCTTTTATTTTGTGCTATAGTTTCTTCACGGTTGCCTTGCATTCTAGATGTCTTGGCTTTTGTCTTGGCTTTTACTAGTAACAGTTTTGGCTTTTTTCTTACCAGTTTGCTAATATGAATCCATGGTCCCCCAAGGAAccaaaaacatgt
It contains:
- the LOC110634779 gene encoding U-box domain-containing protein 9 — protein: MAKTGVFDSDPTAMAKATELKKELEKLIRTIVDDDDYLIETIDQAKDTLCALKELKMNKRSLSLKLRQTLSCPDEFKCPLSKELMRDPVILATGQTYDRPFILKWLKSGNRTCPLTQQVLSHTFLTPNHLVREMISQWCKSQGLELPDPVQYVNEEGITEADRDHFQSLLEKMSSALPEQKEAARELRLLTKRMPSFRALFGESVGAIPQLLNPLSASKSGSDIQPDLQEDVITTLLNLSIHDNNKKLVAETPMVIPLLMEALRSGTIETRTNAAAALFTLAALDSNKALIGKSGALKPLIDLLEEGNPLTLKDVASAIFTLCFIHENKARAVRDGAVKVIVEKIMDGVLVDELLAILAILSGHQRAVEEMVELGAVPCLLRIIRESNCERNKENCIAILHTICTYDRTKWKAMREEENARGTISKLARDGTSRAKRKANGILERLNRAVNLTHTA